In one Solanum dulcamara chromosome 1, daSolDulc1.2, whole genome shotgun sequence genomic region, the following are encoded:
- the LOC129882205 gene encoding NDR1/HIN1-like protein 12, with protein MPKPVLGPERRTNPLIWCVALLCTFITLAVIITGLVVFIGYMIVRPKVPQMSVTRANVDTFAYDMSNLLSIKALIVINAENGNVKTHASFYETIYTLYFHDVKVAYLRADPFDVPKNSSIPLYYPVESTSIALTTEEGANAEVVLNQKLVVLDLKGSSRTRWRLGFIGSVKFWLHLNCKLKLPLNGSTIYPPKCSTRSR; from the coding sequence TGTTGCCCTACTCTGCACCTTCATAACCCTAGCTGTGATCATCACCGGCCTCGTCGTCTTCATCGGATACATGATCGTTAGGCCAAAAGTTCCACAAATGAGTGTCACAAGAGCAAATGTAGACACTTTTGCCTATGACATGTCTAATCTCCTATCAATCAAGGCCTTAATTGTGATCAATGCTGAAAATGGCAATGTAAAAACCCATGCAAGTTTCTATGAGACAATTTATACACTATATTTCCATGATGTGAAAGTTGCCTATTTAAGAGCTGACCCTTTTGATGTACCTAAAAATAGTTCAATCCCATTATATTATCCCGTGGAGTCAACGTCGATCGCGTTGACTACAGAGGAAGGAGCAAATGCTGAGGTGGTATTAAATCAAAAATTAGTGGTTCTTGATCTTAAAGGGAGTTCAAGGACTAGATGGAGATTAGGGTTTATTGGTTCTGTTAAATTCTGGTTGCACCTTAATTGTAAGCTTAAGTTACCATTAAATGGAAGTACCATTTACCCGCCAAAATGTAGCACAAGATCTAGATAA